A genomic window from Streptomyces sp. WMMC940 includes:
- the ilvD gene encoding dihydroxy-acid dehydratase has protein sequence MPELRSRTVTHGRNMAGARALMRASGVASADIGKPVIAVANSFTEFVPGHTHLAPVGRIVSDAVLAAGAVPREFNTIAVDDGIAMGHGGMLYSLPSRDLIADSVEYMVEAHCADALICISNCDKITPGMLMAAMRLNIPAVFVSGGPMEAGQATLVDGTVRKLDLINAIVDSVNENVSDEDVLRIEENACPTCGSCSGMFTANSMNCLTEAIGLSLPGNGSVLATHTARRALYENAGRTVVEITKRYYDEGDESVLPRNIATREAFENAMALDIAMGGSTNTILHLLAAAQEAELDYDLTDIDAVSRRVPCLAKVAPNVAPGGTYYMEDVHRAGGIPAILGELYRGGLLNEDVHTVHSASLAEWLKTWDVRGGSPSAEAVELWHAAPGCVRSATAFSQSERWESLDVDAEGGCIRSVENAYSKDGGLAVLKGNIAEDGCVVKTAGVDESIWTFEGPAVVCESQEEAVDKILSKVVKEGDVLVIRYEGPRGGPGMQEMLYPTSFLKGRGLGKACALITDGRFSGGTSGLSIGHASPEAASGGAIALVEDGDRIRIDIPNRSIELLVDDAALAARREALGGVYAPRNRERKVSAALRAYAAMATSADKGAVRDVDRLG, from the coding sequence ATGCCCGAGCTGAGGTCCCGCACAGTCACCCACGGCCGCAACATGGCGGGCGCCCGCGCCCTTATGCGGGCATCGGGCGTAGCGAGCGCGGACATCGGCAAGCCGGTCATCGCGGTCGCCAACTCCTTCACGGAGTTCGTCCCCGGGCACACCCACCTCGCCCCGGTCGGCCGGATCGTCTCGGACGCCGTCCTGGCGGCGGGTGCGGTGCCCCGCGAGTTCAACACCATCGCCGTCGACGACGGCATCGCGATGGGCCACGGCGGCATGCTCTACTCGCTGCCGTCGCGCGACCTGATCGCGGACTCCGTGGAGTACATGGTCGAGGCCCACTGTGCCGACGCCCTGATCTGCATCTCCAACTGCGACAAGATCACCCCGGGCATGCTGATGGCCGCCATGCGCCTCAACATCCCGGCGGTCTTCGTCTCCGGCGGCCCGATGGAGGCCGGTCAGGCCACCCTCGTCGACGGCACGGTCCGCAAACTCGACCTGATCAACGCCATCGTCGACTCGGTCAACGAGAACGTCTCGGACGAGGACGTGCTGCGCATCGAGGAGAACGCCTGCCCGACCTGCGGTTCCTGTTCGGGCATGTTCACCGCCAACTCGATGAACTGCCTGACCGAGGCCATCGGCCTCTCCCTGCCGGGCAACGGCTCGGTCCTCGCCACCCACACCGCCCGCCGCGCGCTGTACGAGAACGCGGGCCGCACGGTCGTCGAGATCACCAAGCGCTACTACGACGAGGGCGACGAGTCGGTCCTCCCGCGCAACATCGCCACCCGTGAGGCCTTCGAGAACGCCATGGCCCTCGACATCGCCATGGGCGGCTCGACCAACACGATCCTCCACCTGCTCGCCGCCGCACAGGAGGCCGAGCTCGACTACGACCTGACGGACATCGACGCCGTCTCGCGCCGGGTGCCGTGCCTGGCCAAGGTCGCGCCGAACGTCGCGCCGGGCGGCACGTACTACATGGAGGACGTCCACCGGGCCGGGGGCATCCCCGCCATCCTCGGCGAGCTGTACCGGGGCGGGCTGCTGAACGAGGACGTCCACACCGTCCACTCGGCGTCCCTGGCCGAATGGCTCAAGACCTGGGACGTCCGCGGCGGCTCCCCGTCCGCCGAGGCCGTCGAGCTGTGGCACGCGGCCCCCGGCTGCGTCCGCTCCGCCACCGCCTTCTCGCAGTCCGAGCGCTGGGAGTCGCTGGACGTCGACGCCGAGGGCGGGTGCATCCGCTCCGTCGAGAACGCCTACTCCAAGGACGGCGGCCTCGCCGTCCTCAAGGGCAACATCGCCGAGGACGGCTGCGTCGTGAAGACGGCGGGCGTCGACGAGTCCATCTGGACCTTCGAGGGCCCGGCCGTCGTCTGCGAGTCGCAGGAGGAGGCCGTCGACAAGATCCTCTCCAAGGTGGTCAAGGAGGGCGACGTCCTCGTCATCCGCTACGAGGGCCCGCGCGGCGGCCCCGGTATGCAGGAGATGCTCTACCCGACCTCCTTCCTGAAGGGCCGCGGCCTGGGCAAGGCCTGCGCGCTGATCACCGACGGTCGTTTCTCCGGCGGCACCTCGGGCCTGTCCATCGGTCACGCCTCCCCGGAGGCCGCGTCCGGCGGCGCGATCGCCCTCGTCGAGGACGGCGACCGCATCCGTATCGACATCCCGAACCGCTCCATCGAGCTCCTCGTCGACGACGCCGCACTCGCCGCCCGCCGCGAGGCCCTGGGCGGCGTCTACGCGCCGAGGAACCGCGAGCGCAAGGTCTCCGCGGCGCTGCGGGCGTACGCGGCGATGGCGACGAGCGCGGACAAGGGCGCGGTGCGGGACGTCGACAGGCTCGGCTGA
- a CDS encoding protein kinase domain-containing protein yields the protein MPPLRSTGPVPEAERPEYAGQYRLERCLGSGGMGVVHLATSASGLRLAIKVVHAAHATDPEFRARFRQEVGAARRVSGAFTAPVVDADPDAGRPWMATLFIEGQTLAERVKGSGPLSLDELRRVGAGLAEALRDIHRAGVVHRDLKPSNVLLAADGPKVIDFGISRPSDSDLRTETGKLIGTPPFMAPEQFQRPRDVGPAADLFALGAVLVHAATGRGPFDSGSPYIVAYQVVHNEPDLTGVPDELAPLLTRCLAKDPAERPAPDEVMAELRTPVGEVATAFIPLQRTSAAGGPDGGSASPAEEEGAGPASRPRRRLVRGAAVGGLVVGLLAGAYAGIRLATDDGARPAGAPVAHRGEPAFTAWQTPLSKDADALRTPACSAHGGSLYCAAPGVMATRLAAADGKPLWTRKAVASAAGAGPAGEAGHQAAAPVLSGGLLLVTTAGGERLEALDPESGATRWTASIGSATVGHAEGCVLLAGADGIVRALDGATGEELWRKRRGAPGTQWAPGPPGSGTVFAVTPGADGAATVVRAVGTRDGGVRWEERLNGSLSPVPSVSEGALFLLAADADDFTTAVVRLDTATREVRRVPLPVDVDQAQAAVAGDTVYLVGAGGSLLAVDTADEGHRRWQLETYVARSSRPVADGHRVYLSGADGRLLAVDAERGVQLGQTDPRMSTGRFTHASTLPAPVTAPGKVFATAPDGSVFAVDAADPARW from the coding sequence ATGCCGCCGCTGCGCAGCACCGGGCCCGTCCCGGAAGCGGAACGTCCTGAGTATGCCGGGCAGTACCGTCTCGAGCGGTGTCTGGGCTCGGGCGGCATGGGTGTGGTGCATCTGGCCACCTCGGCGTCCGGGCTGCGCCTCGCCATCAAGGTCGTCCATGCGGCGCACGCCACGGATCCTGAGTTCAGGGCTCGTTTCCGGCAGGAGGTGGGCGCGGCCCGCCGGGTGAGCGGTGCGTTCACCGCGCCCGTCGTGGACGCCGACCCGGACGCCGGGCGCCCCTGGATGGCGACGCTGTTCATCGAGGGGCAGACGCTTGCCGAACGTGTCAAGGGCAGCGGGCCGTTGAGCCTCGACGAGCTGCGCAGGGTGGGCGCCGGGCTTGCGGAGGCGCTGCGTGACATCCATCGCGCGGGTGTCGTTCACCGCGATCTCAAGCCCAGCAACGTGCTCCTCGCCGCCGACGGCCCGAAGGTCATCGACTTCGGGATCTCCCGTCCCTCGGACAGTGATCTCCGCACGGAGACGGGGAAGTTGATCGGCACTCCCCCGTTCATGGCACCGGAGCAGTTCCAGCGGCCACGTGACGTCGGGCCCGCCGCCGACCTGTTCGCGCTGGGCGCCGTCCTCGTCCACGCGGCGACGGGACGGGGGCCGTTCGACTCCGGCAGCCCGTACATCGTCGCCTATCAGGTCGTGCACAACGAGCCGGACCTGACCGGAGTGCCGGACGAACTCGCACCGCTCCTGACCCGCTGTCTGGCCAAGGACCCTGCCGAACGACCCGCGCCCGACGAGGTGATGGCCGAACTGCGGACCCCGGTGGGGGAAGTGGCGACGGCCTTCATACCGCTGCAACGGACGTCCGCGGCCGGAGGGCCGGACGGCGGATCCGCCTCCCCGGCGGAGGAGGAAGGGGCGGGACCCGCCTCCCGGCCGCGCCGGCGCCTCGTCCGGGGCGCCGCCGTCGGCGGCCTCGTCGTCGGACTGCTCGCGGGCGCGTACGCGGGAATCCGCCTCGCCACGGACGACGGCGCCCGCCCTGCCGGCGCCCCGGTCGCCCACCGCGGCGAGCCTGCCTTCACCGCCTGGCAGACCCCGCTGTCGAAGGACGCCGACGCCCTGCGGACCCCCGCGTGTTCCGCCCACGGCGGATCGCTGTACTGCGCGGCGCCGGGCGTCATGGCGACCCGTCTCGCCGCGGCCGACGGCAAGCCCCTGTGGACGCGCAAGGCCGTCGCCTCCGCGGCCGGAGCGGGGCCGGCCGGGGAGGCGGGCCACCAGGCCGCGGCCCCCGTGCTCTCGGGCGGACTGCTGCTTGTCACCACGGCCGGCGGAGAGCGTCTCGAAGCGCTGGACCCGGAGTCGGGCGCCACGCGCTGGACGGCGTCCATCGGTTCCGCCACGGTCGGCCACGCCGAGGGATGCGTCCTCCTCGCGGGAGCGGACGGGATCGTGCGGGCACTCGACGGCGCGACCGGCGAGGAGCTGTGGCGGAAGCGACGGGGCGCGCCGGGCACCCAGTGGGCGCCGGGCCCGCCCGGTTCCGGGACCGTGTTCGCCGTCACCCCGGGGGCCGACGGCGCCGCCACCGTCGTCCGGGCCGTCGGCACCCGTGACGGCGGTGTGCGCTGGGAGGAGCGCCTGAACGGCTCGCTGTCACCGGTGCCGTCGGTCTCGGAGGGCGCGCTCTTCCTCCTGGCGGCCGATGCCGACGACTTCACCACCGCGGTCGTACGCCTCGACACCGCCACGCGTGAGGTCCGCCGCGTCCCGCTGCCGGTCGACGTCGACCAGGCCCAGGCGGCGGTGGCCGGCGACACGGTCTACCTGGTGGGTGCGGGAGGCTCGCTGCTGGCCGTGGACACCGCGGACGAGGGCCACCGGCGCTGGCAGTTGGAGACGTATGTGGCCAGGTCCTCGCGACCGGTCGCCGACGGGCACCGGGTCTATTTGAGCGGTGCCGACGGGCGGCTGCTGGCGGTCGACGCCGAACGCGGTGTGCAGCTCGGCCAGACGGATCCGCGGATGAGCACGGGACGTTTCACCCACGCGTCGACGCTGCCGGCTCCCGTCACCGCCCCCGGCAAGGTGTTCGCGACCGCTCCGGACGGGAGCGTGTTCGCCGTGGACGCCGCGGACCCTGCGCGCTGGTAG
- a CDS encoding Ppx/GppA phosphatase family protein, which translates to MRLGVLDVGSNTVHLLVVDAHPGARPLPAHSHKAELRLAELLDGDGAIGPEGVERLIGTLNDALQAAEDKGCEDVLPFATSAVREAANADDVLSRVKAVTGVDLQVLTGDEEARLTFLAARRWFGWSSGKLLVLDIGGGSLEIACGIDEDPDIAVSLPLGAGRLTAGMLPGDPPDPEDVRGLRRHVRAQIARTVGEFSRFGRPDHVVATSKTFKQLARIAGAARSAEGLYTQRELSRTSLEEWVPKLAAMTAAQRATLPGVSEGRAGQLLAGALVAEGAMDLFGVDELEICPWALREGVILRRLDHLPTL; encoded by the coding sequence ATGAGACTCGGAGTCCTCGACGTCGGTTCGAACACAGTGCACCTTCTGGTGGTGGACGCCCACCCCGGCGCCCGGCCGCTGCCCGCCCACTCCCACAAGGCGGAACTGCGCCTGGCGGAGCTGCTCGACGGCGACGGGGCCATCGGCCCCGAGGGCGTCGAGCGGCTGATCGGCACGCTCAACGACGCCCTGCAGGCAGCCGAGGACAAGGGCTGCGAGGACGTGCTGCCGTTCGCGACCTCCGCCGTGCGGGAGGCCGCCAACGCCGACGACGTCCTGTCCCGGGTGAAGGCGGTGACCGGCGTCGACCTCCAGGTCCTCACCGGCGACGAGGAGGCCCGGCTGACGTTCCTGGCCGCCCGGCGCTGGTTCGGCTGGTCGTCCGGGAAGCTGCTGGTCCTCGACATCGGCGGCGGCTCGCTGGAGATCGCCTGCGGCATCGACGAGGACCCCGACATCGCCGTCAGCCTGCCGCTCGGCGCCGGCCGGCTGACCGCCGGGATGCTGCCCGGCGATCCGCCCGACCCGGAGGACGTCCGCGGGCTGCGCCGCCATGTGCGGGCGCAGATCGCCCGTACGGTCGGCGAGTTCAGCCGGTTCGGCCGACCGGACCACGTCGTCGCCACGTCCAAGACCTTCAAGCAGCTCGCCCGGATCGCGGGCGCCGCCCGCTCCGCCGAGGGCCTGTACACCCAGCGCGAACTGAGTCGAACGTCACTGGAGGAGTGGGTTCCGAAGCTCGCCGCGATGACGGCCGCGCAGCGCGCCACCCTGCCCGGCGTCTCCGAGGGCCGGGCCGGCCAGCTGCTGGCAGGAGCGCTGGTCGCGGAGGGTGCGATGGACCTCTTCGGCGTCGACGAACTGGAGATCTGCCCCTGGGCGCTCCGCGAGGGGGTGATCCTGCGGAGGCTGGATCACCTCCCCACCCTCTGA
- a CDS encoding SH3 domain-containing protein, protein MAVEGSDSGEEAEPRALAEPRATRRYAVAPGYRLNVRSGPGTRYPIVRVLQYGARVPINCQKPGETVTGPYGTSNLWDNIANGQFVSDAYVNTGSDGYVAVRCA, encoded by the coding sequence ATGGCCGTCGAAGGAAGCGACAGCGGGGAAGAGGCGGAGCCCCGGGCCCTCGCCGAGCCGCGCGCCACGAGACGCTACGCGGTGGCCCCCGGCTACCGCCTGAACGTCCGCAGCGGGCCGGGAACCCGGTACCCGATCGTCAGGGTGCTGCAGTACGGCGCGCGTGTGCCGATCAACTGCCAGAAGCCGGGCGAGACCGTCACCGGCCCGTACGGCACGTCGAACCTGTGGGACAACATCGCCAACGGCCAGTTCGTCTCCGACGCCTATGTGAACACGGGCAGCGACGGGTACGTGGCCGTGCGCTGCGCCTGA
- a CDS encoding sugar phosphate isomerase/epimerase family protein, whose translation MAEPVVRIPDAKVALSTASVYPESTATAFEIAARLGYDGVEVMVWTDPVSQDIEALRRLSDYHEMPILAVHAPCLLITQRVWSTDPWVKLQRAQAAAEKLGASTVVVHPPFRWQRQYARDFVSGIWRMANETDVRFAVENMYPWRYRDREMLAYAPDWDVTKEDYRHFTIDLSHTATSRTDTLAMVDRMGDRLGHVHLADGKGSAKDEHLVPGRGDQPCAELLEHLAGSGFDGHVVIEVNTRRAMSAAEREADLAEALAFTRLHLASANAQSRGGRPGTADPGGS comes from the coding sequence GTGGCAGAACCAGTGGTGCGCATCCCGGATGCGAAGGTCGCCCTGTCGACGGCCTCCGTCTATCCGGAGTCGACGGCGACGGCCTTCGAGATCGCCGCGCGCCTCGGCTACGACGGCGTCGAGGTCATGGTCTGGACCGATCCCGTGAGCCAGGACATCGAGGCGCTGCGCCGGCTCTCCGACTACCACGAGATGCCGATACTGGCCGTCCACGCGCCCTGTCTGCTCATCACCCAGCGCGTCTGGTCCACCGATCCCTGGGTGAAGCTCCAGCGCGCCCAGGCGGCCGCCGAGAAGCTCGGCGCGTCGACCGTCGTCGTCCACCCGCCGTTCCGCTGGCAGCGGCAGTACGCCCGGGACTTCGTCTCCGGGATCTGGCGGATGGCCAACGAGACGGACGTGCGCTTCGCCGTCGAGAACATGTACCCCTGGCGCTACCGGGACCGCGAGATGCTCGCGTACGCCCCCGACTGGGACGTCACCAAGGAGGACTACCGGCACTTCACGATCGACCTCTCCCACACGGCGACGTCCCGCACGGACACCCTCGCCATGGTCGACCGCATGGGAGACCGGCTCGGCCACGTCCACCTCGCGGACGGCAAGGGCTCGGCGAAGGACGAGCACCTGGTGCCGGGCCGTGGTGACCAGCCGTGCGCGGAGCTGCTGGAGCACCTGGCCGGCAGTGGCTTCGACGGCCACGTCGTCATCGAGGTGAACACCCGGCGGGCGATGTCGGCCGCCGAACGCGAGGCCGACCTCGCGGAGGCGCTGGCCTTCACCCGGCTGCACCTGGCATCGGCGAACGCGCAGTCGCGGGGCGGTCGCCCCGGCACGGCGGACCCGGGCGGATCATGA
- a CDS encoding BACON domain-containing protein, translated as MLEPPAQSTGAHRAHRRARPTLGQTPPARYEPHLDGLFTYCLSVLCDHGAATEVLGEVLAVAERHHGRGPTDEDRRKAWLYALARWACLRALGEQRRRRRQGSGAHAARTGAPARGAAVPEGQDEPPVSSETEERHRAELARLAWPEAAGTTPEQREALELAVRHRLGSHDVAAVLGMEPASARELLSSAACEVERTRAALAVVETGNCPSVARLTEDRRVLLSAALRRELVRHVDDCPRCRRAAERAGAAGPWPGSTVTPAALPLVTAPRAEAHAALLRLPRARAAAPRFRRDGFPLDPKDHAARRGRLRARAVTTTVVATVVAAPVLALWAAYRGAPLTGEAREDSSVSASEADAAQPVGGVPYDRYENAGNARRDSADPQVAGGLPSPGAGGVTVEVISPGLPPGSAGVAGRGSGLLSVEARPHGGSTMLTLTASGGAPVSWSLWTDAPWLYADRTSGTLAPGQSAVVRVHVDHAAEPAGPWSARVGVDPAGTVLQIRGEGAPPTPPPSEPPPSSEPPPSSEPPPSSEPPPSSEPPPSSEPPPSSEPPPSSEPPPSSEPPPSSTDPSPPPLSEAPATPG; from the coding sequence ATGCTGGAGCCCCCCGCGCAATCCACCGGCGCACACCGCGCACACCGCCGTGCGCGGCCGACGCTCGGGCAGACCCCGCCCGCACGCTACGAGCCGCATCTGGACGGGCTGTTCACCTACTGCCTGTCCGTGCTGTGCGACCACGGCGCCGCGACGGAGGTGCTCGGGGAGGTCCTGGCCGTCGCCGAGCGGCACCATGGGCGCGGCCCCACCGACGAGGACCGGCGGAAGGCCTGGCTGTACGCACTCGCCCGCTGGGCCTGCCTGCGTGCGCTGGGCGAGCAGCGCCGCCGCAGGCGCCAGGGGTCGGGGGCGCACGCGGCGCGGACCGGCGCGCCCGCCCGAGGGGCCGCCGTCCCGGAGGGCCAGGACGAGCCCCCGGTGTCCTCCGAGACCGAGGAGCGGCACCGGGCGGAGCTCGCCCGGCTGGCCTGGCCCGAGGCCGCGGGCACCACGCCCGAGCAGCGGGAGGCGCTGGAACTGGCCGTGCGGCACCGGCTCGGTTCCCATGACGTCGCCGCCGTGCTCGGGATGGAGCCGGCCAGCGCACGCGAACTGCTCTCGTCCGCCGCCTGCGAGGTGGAGCGCACCCGTGCCGCGCTCGCCGTCGTCGAGACCGGCAACTGCCCCTCCGTGGCTCGGCTCACCGAGGACCGCAGGGTGCTGCTCTCCGCCGCGCTGCGGCGTGAGCTCGTCCGTCATGTCGACGACTGTCCGCGCTGTCGCCGCGCGGCCGAGCGGGCGGGCGCCGCGGGACCATGGCCGGGGTCGACGGTCACGCCCGCCGCACTGCCCCTGGTCACCGCACCCCGTGCCGAGGCGCACGCGGCGTTGCTGCGCCTCCCGCGCGCCCGTGCCGCAGCGCCCCGTTTCCGCCGCGACGGCTTTCCCCTGGACCCCAAGGACCATGCCGCCCGGCGCGGCCGGCTGCGGGCCCGCGCCGTCACCACCACCGTGGTCGCGACCGTCGTCGCCGCGCCCGTGCTCGCCCTCTGGGCCGCCTACCGGGGCGCCCCGCTGACCGGCGAGGCACGCGAGGACTCCTCGGTCTCCGCCAGCGAGGCCGACGCGGCGCAGCCCGTGGGTGGCGTCCCGTACGACCGGTACGAGAACGCCGGCAACGCGCGTCGGGACTCCGCGGACCCTCAGGTCGCCGGCGGGCTGCCGAGCCCGGGGGCCGGCGGTGTCACCGTCGAGGTGATCAGTCCCGGCCTCCCGCCCGGCTCCGCCGGGGTGGCGGGACGGGGCTCCGGCCTGCTCTCCGTCGAGGCACGACCGCACGGCGGGTCCACGATGCTCACCCTCACCGCCTCCGGCGGTGCCCCGGTTTCCTGGTCCCTGTGGACGGACGCGCCGTGGCTCTACGCCGACCGCACCTCCGGCACGCTGGCTCCGGGGCAGTCGGCCGTCGTCCGCGTCCATGTCGACCACGCTGCCGAACCTGCCGGTCCGTGGAGCGCCCGTGTCGGTGTCGACCCCGCCGGAACGGTCCTGCAGATCCGCGGGGAGGGGGCGCCGCCGACCCCGCCGCCGTCGGAACCTCCGCCGTCGTCGGAACCTCCGCCGTCGTCCGAGCCTCCGCCGTCGTCGGAACCCCCTCCGTCGTCGGAACCTCCGCCGTCGTCGGAACCTCCGCCGTCGTCCGAGCCTCCGCCGTCGTCGGAACCCCCGCCGTCCTCCGAACCCCCTCCGTCCTCGACCGACCCCTCCCCGCCCCCGCTGAGCGAGGCCCCGGCAACGCCAGGCTGA
- a CDS encoding ABC transporter ATP-binding protein — MMNNPSGGTPVPAVRARALTVVRGSRTVLRNLDFEVPPGQITGLLGPSGCGKSTLMRAVVGSQAKVAGTLDVLGRPAGHAALRSRIGYVTQAPSVYDDLTVRQNLDYFAAVLDPGRAGAERRRRHVSRAITDVDLAAHAGSLAGRLSGGQRSRVSLAVALLGDPELLVLDEPTVGLDPVLRRDLWDLFHRVADERGTTILVSSHVMDEAERCHRLLLLREGELLADDTPGALRRRNDTATVEDAFLHLVDTANALQETAR, encoded by the coding sequence ATGATGAATAATCCATCCGGGGGTACTCCGGTACCGGCCGTCCGCGCGCGCGCCCTGACCGTCGTCCGCGGTTCCCGAACCGTCCTGCGCAACCTCGACTTCGAGGTGCCGCCAGGGCAGATCACCGGACTCCTCGGTCCCTCCGGCTGCGGCAAGTCCACCCTCATGCGGGCCGTCGTCGGTAGCCAGGCCAAGGTCGCCGGTACCCTCGACGTCCTCGGCCGGCCCGCCGGCCACGCCGCACTGCGCTCCCGCATCGGCTACGTCACCCAGGCCCCCTCCGTCTACGACGACCTGACCGTCCGCCAGAACCTGGACTACTTCGCCGCGGTCCTCGACCCCGGCCGCGCCGGCGCCGAACGGCGCCGGCGACATGTCTCCCGGGCCATCACGGACGTCGACCTCGCCGCGCACGCCGGCTCACTCGCGGGCAGGCTCTCCGGCGGTCAGCGCAGCCGCGTCTCCCTCGCCGTCGCCCTCCTCGGCGACCCCGAACTGCTCGTCCTCGACGAACCCACCGTCGGCCTCGACCCGGTGCTGCGCCGCGACCTCTGGGACCTCTTCCACCGCGTCGCGGACGAGCGCGGCACCACGATCCTCGTCTCCTCGCACGTCATGGACGAGGCCGAGCGCTGCCACCGGCTCCTCCTGCTGCGCGAAGGCGAACTCCTCGCCGACGACACCCCCGGCGCCCTCCGCCGCCGCAACGACACCGCCACCGTCGAAGACGCCTTCCTCCACCTCGTCGACACGGCCAACGCCCTCCAGGAGACCGCTCGATGA
- a CDS encoding TetR/AcrR family transcriptional regulator produces MTGGGPRRRGRPARTEAETGPGARERILEAAREEFAEHGYDKTSVRGIAKAAGVDPALVHHYFGTKDEVFAAAIEVSFEPALVVPTILGEGKDGVGERLARYFVGVWENPVSRAPLLAILRSALTHEAAAKVLRGFVLRRMLERIAADLDVPDPKFRAELAASHMIGIAILRYVVQVEPLATVDPEEIIAMVAPTLQRYLTEA; encoded by the coding sequence ATGACCGGCGGGGGGCCCAGACGGCGCGGCCGGCCCGCCCGCACCGAGGCGGAGACCGGCCCCGGCGCCCGGGAACGGATTCTCGAAGCGGCCCGGGAGGAGTTCGCCGAGCACGGGTACGACAAGACCTCCGTACGGGGGATCGCCAAGGCCGCGGGGGTGGACCCCGCTCTCGTCCACCACTACTTCGGCACCAAGGACGAGGTCTTCGCGGCCGCCATCGAGGTGTCCTTCGAGCCGGCGCTGGTCGTGCCGACGATCCTCGGCGAGGGCAAGGACGGCGTCGGCGAGCGGCTGGCCCGCTACTTCGTCGGGGTGTGGGAGAACCCGGTGAGCCGGGCACCGCTGCTCGCGATCCTCCGCTCCGCGCTGACGCACGAGGCCGCCGCGAAGGTGCTGCGAGGCTTCGTCCTAAGACGGATGCTGGAGCGGATCGCGGCCGACCTTGACGTGCCGGACCCGAAGTTCCGGGCCGAGCTGGCCGCCTCGCACATGATCGGAATCGCCATCCTGCGCTATGTGGTCCAGGTGGAGCCGCTGGCCACGGTGGACCCGGAGGAGATCATCGCGATGGTCGCGCCGACGCTGCAGAGGTACCTCACCGAGGCGTGA
- a CDS encoding NAD(P)/FAD-dependent oxidoreductase, translated as MTTRNSENRPRVLVLGAGYAGLMAALRLAPHARVSLIDPSDRFTERVRLHELAAGVRADVSHPLSGFLRPAGIEHIVARATGIDPATRTVATDDGRRLPYDRLVYALGSRTAPAGERAHTAETAAGLCKRLQDGPGSVAVVGGGLTGIELAAELAEARPEWRVSLHAEGQVGSGFAPRARDHALGVLRARGVRIEEGRRIADPGSVDADEVVWAASMVPNTELAAAAGLPLDPSGRVRVDGALRSPAHPEVYVAGDAAAASSARAGALRMACATAMPTGSHAAASIISEFRGREPRSFDYGFLIQCVSLGRREGLVQFVRPDDSPRDRFLTGRPAARVKEQVVRSTVGLLRTAARRPWVIPLAPGMS; from the coding sequence ATGACGACACGCAACAGCGAGAACCGCCCCCGCGTCCTGGTCCTCGGCGCCGGTTACGCCGGGCTCATGGCCGCCCTCCGGCTGGCCCCGCACGCCCGGGTGAGTCTGATCGACCCCAGCGACCGGTTCACCGAGCGCGTACGACTCCACGAACTGGCCGCGGGAGTCCGCGCCGATGTGAGCCATCCGCTCTCCGGATTCCTGCGCCCGGCGGGGATCGAGCACATCGTGGCGCGGGCCACCGGGATCGACCCGGCCACCCGCACGGTCGCGACGGACGACGGCCGGAGGCTCCCTTACGACCGGCTCGTCTACGCCCTGGGCAGCCGCACCGCACCGGCGGGCGAACGCGCCCACACCGCCGAGACCGCCGCGGGCCTGTGCAAGCGCCTCCAGGACGGCCCGGGCTCGGTGGCGGTCGTCGGCGGCGGGCTGACCGGGATCGAACTCGCCGCGGAACTCGCCGAGGCACGGCCCGAGTGGCGTGTGAGCCTGCACGCTGAGGGTCAGGTCGGCTCGGGCTTCGCACCGCGCGCCCGCGACCACGCCCTGGGCGTACTGAGGGCCCGGGGTGTACGGATCGAGGAGGGCCGGCGGATCGCGGATCCCGGGTCGGTCGACGCCGACGAGGTGGTCTGGGCGGCCTCGATGGTCCCGAACACCGAGCTCGCCGCAGCGGCCGGTCTTCCGCTGGACCCTTCGGGCCGGGTCCGGGTCGACGGCGCCCTGCGCTCCCCGGCGCACCCCGAGGTGTACGTCGCGGGGGACGCCGCCGCGGCGAGTTCGGCCAGGGCGGGCGCCCTGCGCATGGCCTGTGCGACGGCCATGCCCACGGGCTCGCACGCCGCCGCGTCGATCATCTCCGAGTTCCGCGGACGGGAGCCGCGCAGCTTCGACTACGGCTTCCTGATCCAGTGCGTGAGCCTCGGCCGTCGAGAGGGGCTCGTCCAGTTCGTCCGGCCGGACGACAGCCCGCGCGACCGCTTTCTGACGGGGCGTCCGGCCGCCCGGGTCAAGGAGCAGGTCGTCCGCTCCACGGTCGGTCTGCTGCGGACCGCGGCCCGTCGCCCCTGGGTCATTCCGTTGGCGCCGGGCATGTCCTGA